Proteins co-encoded in one Papaver somniferum cultivar HN1 chromosome 5, ASM357369v1, whole genome shotgun sequence genomic window:
- the LOC113279528 gene encoding probable ubiquitin-conjugating enzyme E2 24 → MEAKNEDSMYTRLEGGDLEETKTVERRFKRFDIIATTGTDYHDSISDDIYFSSPPPAYDQTLQLNPGEADTIMKEWKTLQEHLPDTIFVRTYENRIDLLTAVIIGPTGTPYHKGLFFFDIQITSGYPYKFPRLRRRVLTGLKLNPSLNPGQGICWREFRSEPYSILKILLSIQANLICSEPKPHYTVAQSNYVLPTFWGYWSEKEHLTFNEDIFMLNCQTMLAILRDPPKYFEEIVIHHFHGNAESILFACKLYIGHIPSKVDEKINNDEHRIQIVPIIELEQYKKSMKSIYAKLLKAFIKNGSKYSLENHIMVGNISTEDIEDDADDNDNRRNGKLVFWGLSKGEWLFVGCHLIVIAFMCVI, encoded by the coding sequence ATGGAGGCCAAAAACGAAGATAGTATGTACACAAGGTTAGAAGGAGGAGACTTGGAAGAAACAAAAACTGTTGAGAGGAGATTTAAACGATTCGATATCATCGCCACAACTGGTACTGATTATCATGATTCTATTAGTGATGATATATATttctcatcaccaccacctgcttaTGATCAAACACTACAACTCAACCCAGGAGAAGCTGATACCATAATGAAAGAGTGGAAGACACTTCAAGAGCACCTTCCAGATACGATCTTCGTTAGGACTTACGAGAACAGAATCGATCTCCTAACCGCTGTAATCATAGGACCAACAGGTACTCCGTATCATAAAGGTTTGTTCTTTTTTGATATTCAAATCACTTCTGGTTACCCTTATAAATTTCCAAGACTTCGTCGTCGGGTATTGACGGGTTTGAAGTTAAACCCTAGTTTGAACCCAGGTCAAGGGATTTGTTGGAGGGAATTTAGAAGCGAACCTTATAGCATATTAAAAATATTACTCTCCATCCAAGCAAATCTTATTTGTTCAGAACCCAAACCACATTATACTGTTGCCCAATCTAACTACGTTTTACCCACTTTTTGGGGATATTGGTCGGAAAAGGAGCATTTAACTTTTAACGAAGATATATTTATGTTAAATTGTCAAACAATGTTGGCTATTCTCCGTGATCCACCTAAGTATTTTGAAGAAATTGTTATTCATCATTTTCATGGTAATGCAGAAAGCATATTATTTGCTTGCAAACTTTATATCGGCCACATTCCATCTAAGGTAGATGAAAAAATCAACAATGATGAACATCGCATACAAATTGTACCGATCATAGAGCTGGAACAATACAAAAAATCCATGAAGAGTATATATGCCAAGCTCTTAAAGGCATTCATAAAGAATGGATCAAAATATTCTTTGGAGAATCACATCATGGTCGGAAATATTAGCACAGAGGACATTGAAGATGATGCTGATGATAATGATAATAGGAGGAATGGTAAATTGGTTTTCTGGGGCTTGTCAAAAGGCGAATGGTTATTTGTAGGATGTCATTTAATTGTTATAGCCTTCATGTGCGTAATCTAA